A window of the Nocardia sp. NBC_01329 genome harbors these coding sequences:
- a CDS encoding transferase, translating into MPAADHFPPADSDPRPDEAAHPLAMVVCSACGLAQLAHDDTVTAEPRGVEPRALREQAADAVRRVSDAGLLRGRTVREFASPHGGSWLELLAGRGFAVTERPADLVLDSFGLMHERDQAAAVAGRVAATAPGGVLLLQYHPLHTIVTQGQWNALRHGHFAYYSLRVLRDMLATAGMSVLTVWDFELYGGTVLLAAVHGDAASDDAVRRVLDREDGADALDGLQRAADRHTASLRATLESAAARGERVYAYGAASRAVALFCRAGIRRELLAGVADAAPAKQGRRMPGTDVPIISPAQLLAARPDRVLLTVPDLLAEVSERFPELAGRWFVDESDQTRGRPIR; encoded by the coding sequence ATGCCCGCTGCGGATCACTTCCCACCGGCCGATAGCGATCCGCGACCGGATGAGGCCGCGCATCCGCTGGCGATGGTGGTGTGCAGCGCCTGCGGGTTGGCGCAGCTCGCGCACGACGATACGGTGACCGCCGAACCGCGCGGGGTAGAGCCGCGCGCACTGCGCGAACAGGCCGCCGACGCGGTGCGCCGGGTATCGGATGCGGGACTGCTGCGCGGCCGTACCGTGCGCGAATTCGCCAGTCCGCACGGCGGCAGCTGGCTGGAACTGCTGGCCGGCCGCGGTTTCGCGGTCACCGAACGACCTGCGGACCTGGTGCTGGATTCGTTCGGTCTCATGCACGAACGCGATCAGGCGGCGGCCGTCGCCGGCCGGGTGGCGGCCACCGCACCCGGCGGTGTCCTCCTGCTGCAGTACCACCCGTTGCACACGATCGTCACACAGGGCCAGTGGAACGCGCTGCGGCACGGTCACTTCGCGTACTACTCGCTGCGCGTACTGCGCGACATGCTCGCGACCGCCGGAATGTCGGTGCTGACCGTATGGGACTTCGAACTGTACGGCGGCACGGTGCTGCTCGCGGCGGTGCACGGCGACGCCGCATCCGACGACGCGGTGCGGCGGGTTCTGGACCGGGAAGACGGGGCGGACGCGCTCGACGGGTTGCAGCGCGCGGCCGACCGCCACACCGCGAGCCTGCGAGCGACGCTGGAATCCGCGGCCGCGCGGGGCGAGCGCGTATACGCCTACGGGGCGGCCTCGCGGGCGGTGGCATTGTTCTGCCGCGCCGGCATCCGGCGCGAACTCCTGGCCGGTGTCGCCGACGCCGCACCGGCCAAACAGGGCCGGCGGATGCCCGGAACGGACGTACCGATCATCAGCCCGGCGCAGCTGCTGGCCGCCCGGCCGGATCGGGTGCTGCTGACGGTACCGGACCTGCTCGCCGAAGTGTCCGAACGCTTCCCGGAGCTGGCCGGACGCTGGTTCGTGGACGAATCCGACCAGACGCGGGGGCGGCCCATCCGGTAG
- the rfbC gene encoding dTDP-4-dehydrorhamnose 3,5-epimerase — protein MRIEQAELADVLILVPEPFRDDRGLFTRTFDAEIFDARLGPGAAATFVQDSQSRSARGVVRGMHGRGGRGEAKLVRCAHGAVHDILVDIRPGSPTFGRAQAFLLDDAEFRHLYVPAGFLHGFQALTDTADVCYRIDRPHDPAEDLAVAYDDPDLALNWPQEATLVSARDRAAGSWRALLETHLTHRP, from the coding sequence GTGCGAATCGAACAGGCGGAACTCGCCGATGTGTTGATCCTGGTGCCCGAACCCTTCCGCGACGACCGCGGGCTGTTCACCCGTACCTTCGATGCCGAGATCTTCGACGCCCGTCTCGGTCCGGGTGCGGCCGCCACGTTCGTGCAGGATTCGCAGTCGCGGTCGGCCCGCGGAGTGGTCCGGGGAATGCACGGGCGCGGTGGCCGCGGCGAGGCCAAACTGGTGCGCTGCGCGCACGGCGCGGTGCACGACATACTCGTCGATATCCGCCCCGGGTCGCCCACATTCGGGCGTGCTCAGGCATTCCTGCTCGACGACGCCGAGTTCCGCCACCTCTACGTTCCCGCGGGCTTCCTGCACGGTTTCCAGGCGCTCACCGACACCGCCGACGTCTGCTACCGCATCGACCGGCCGCACGATCCGGCCGAGGATCTCGCCGTCGCCTACGACGATCCCGACCTGGCCCTGAACTGGCCGCAGGAGGCCACGCTGGTCTCCGCGCGCGATCGGGCCGCGGGCAGCTGGCGGGCTCTGCTGGAAACACATCTCACGCACCGGCCCTGA
- a CDS encoding NAD-dependent epimerase/dehydratase family protein, whose product MRVLVTGHQGYLGTVMVPVLRARGHEVVGLDTGWFADCVLGATPQDPAGLAVDLRDVTIDQLAGFDAVVHLAALSNDPLGALIPEVTHDINHHASVRLARLAKESGTRRFLYASTCSVYGAAGDGLVDENAPLRPLTPYAESKVRVEDDLEAMADADFAPVFLRNATAFGFSPRLRADIVLNNLVGHAVLDGVVKVLSDGTPWRPLVHAADIAEAFAVCLEAPIDAIHSRAYNIGTETNNRTVAEIAQAVAEAVPGSEVLITGESGADPRSYRVDFGAARRELGFEARWTIPEGAAQLYAEYTAGGLTAADFTGRFVRLARLRQLGDSGAVDATLRRVRAGA is encoded by the coding sequence GTGCGGGTTCTCGTCACCGGTCATCAGGGATATCTCGGCACCGTCATGGTTCCGGTGCTGCGGGCCCGGGGCCATGAGGTCGTCGGCCTGGACACCGGATGGTTCGCCGACTGTGTCCTGGGCGCCACACCACAGGACCCGGCCGGCCTGGCCGTGGACCTGCGGGACGTGACGATCGACCAGCTCGCCGGATTCGATGCCGTAGTACACCTCGCGGCGCTGTCCAACGATCCGCTGGGGGCTTTGATCCCCGAGGTCACCCACGACATCAACCATCACGCTTCGGTACGACTGGCCCGGCTCGCCAAGGAATCCGGGACGCGCCGCTTTCTGTACGCCTCCACCTGCTCGGTCTACGGTGCGGCCGGTGACGGCCTGGTCGACGAGAACGCACCGCTGCGGCCGCTCACCCCGTACGCCGAGAGCAAGGTGCGGGTCGAGGACGACCTCGAGGCGATGGCGGACGCCGATTTCGCTCCGGTGTTCCTGCGCAACGCGACCGCGTTCGGATTCTCGCCGCGGCTGCGCGCCGATATCGTGCTCAACAATCTGGTCGGCCACGCCGTTCTCGACGGAGTGGTGAAGGTGCTGTCGGACGGCACGCCGTGGCGGCCGCTGGTGCACGCGGCCGATATCGCCGAAGCGTTCGCGGTATGCCTGGAAGCTCCGATCGACGCGATCCACTCCCGCGCTTACAACATCGGCACCGAGACCAACAACCGCACGGTCGCCGAGATCGCTCAGGCGGTAGCGGAGGCGGTACCCGGATCCGAAGTGCTGATCACCGGGGAATCCGGCGCCGATCCGCGGTCCTACCGGGTCGATTTCGGCGCGGCGCGACGTGAACTGGGTTTCGAGGCACGCTGGACCATCCCCGAGGGAGCCGCGCAGCTGTACGCCGAGTACACCGCCGGCGGACTGACCGCCGCGGACTTCACCGGACGCTTCGTACGGCTGGCGCGGCTTCGGCAGCTGGGTGATTCGGGCGCAGTCGACGCCACGCTGCGGCGGGTCAGGGCCGGTGCGTGA
- a CDS encoding PIG-L deacetylase family protein, with protein MITLAPARLTEVALLGAHCDDIAIGMGATLLTLTRGNPGLRVRALVLSGGGTARAAEESAALEQFCAGAELELTVLDVPDGRAPAHWDRVKNALAGFRRGTEPDIVFAPQRGDAHQDHRLLAELTTTEFRDHLVLGYEILKWETDTPRPAVLHPVTPEIAAEKARLLAECYPSQSPRDWFDDEAFLGLARIRGVQCHTGYAEGFELTKAVLDLGGV; from the coding sequence GTGATCACTCTCGCTCCCGCGCGGCTCACCGAAGTCGCGTTGCTCGGCGCGCACTGCGACGATATCGCCATCGGGATGGGCGCCACCCTGCTCACCCTGACCCGCGGCAATCCGGGACTTCGGGTGCGCGCGCTGGTGCTCTCCGGCGGCGGCACCGCGCGTGCCGCAGAGGAGAGCGCCGCGCTCGAACAGTTCTGCGCGGGCGCCGAACTGGAACTGACCGTGCTGGACGTACCGGACGGGCGCGCTCCGGCACACTGGGATCGGGTCAAGAACGCCCTCGCCGGATTCCGGCGCGGCACCGAGCCCGATATCGTCTTCGCCCCGCAGCGCGGCGATGCCCACCAGGACCACCGGCTGCTGGCCGAACTCACGACCACCGAGTTCCGTGATCATCTGGTGCTCGGCTACGAGATCCTCAAATGGGAGACCGATACGCCCCGCCCGGCGGTGCTGCATCCGGTGACACCGGAAATCGCGGCGGAGAAGGCCCGGCTGCTTGCCGAATGCTATCCCTCGCAATCCCCGCGCGACTGGTTCGACGACGAGGCGTTCCTGGGCTTGGCCCGTATCCGGGGCGTGCAGTGCCATACCGGATACGCCGAGGGATTCGAACTGACCAAAGCCGTGCTCGATCTGGGAGGTGTGTAG
- a CDS encoding glucose-1-phosphate cytidylyltransferase: MKVVLFCGGYGMRMRSGDSDSPPKPMQMVGPRPLIWHVMRYYAHFGHTEFILCLGYGAHHIKNFFLNYQETMSNDFVIRNGRVELLHSDIADWTITFVDTGLESAIGERLRRVRPHLQGDDMFLANYSDVLTDAPLDRMIDRFTASGAAASMMIVPPQSSFHCVDVLPSGEVKQITAVGKLPIWENGGYFVLTQEIFDHLPEGGDLVEDSCGALAALGRLYGYQHDGFWKPADTFKERAELDAGYHRGDRPWMVWERAAS; the protein is encoded by the coding sequence ATGAAGGTCGTGTTGTTCTGCGGTGGCTACGGAATGCGGATGCGCAGTGGGGACAGCGACAGTCCGCCCAAGCCGATGCAGATGGTGGGCCCGCGTCCGCTGATCTGGCATGTGATGCGCTACTACGCGCATTTCGGGCATACCGAATTCATTCTCTGCCTCGGCTACGGTGCCCACCACATCAAGAATTTCTTCCTGAACTACCAGGAGACGATGTCCAACGATTTCGTCATCCGCAACGGCCGGGTCGAATTACTGCACTCCGATATCGCCGACTGGACGATCACCTTCGTCGATACCGGCCTGGAATCGGCCATCGGGGAAAGGCTGCGGCGAGTGCGCCCTCACCTCCAGGGCGACGATATGTTTCTGGCCAACTATTCCGATGTGCTCACCGATGCCCCGCTCGACCGGATGATCGACCGGTTCACCGCCTCGGGCGCCGCGGCGTCCATGATGATCGTGCCGCCGCAGTCGTCGTTCCACTGTGTGGACGTGCTGCCCAGTGGTGAGGTCAAGCAGATCACCGCGGTCGGCAAACTCCCGATCTGGGAGAACGGCGGCTATTTCGTACTCACCCAGGAGATCTTCGACCACCTGCCGGAAGGCGGCGACCTGGTCGAGGACAGCTGCGGGGCGTTGGCCGCGCTCGGCCGGCTCTACGGATATCAGCACGACGGGTTCTGGAAACCCGCCGACACATTCAAGGAACGTGCCGAGCTCGACGCCGGATATCACCGGGGCGACCGCCCGTGGATGGTCTGGGAGCGGGCCGCTTCGTGA
- a CDS encoding class I SAM-dependent methyltransferase: MHCRLCESSRLTSVVDLGSTPPCESFLSEKQLNLPESTYPLHLRVCADCLLLQIPALITPEETFTEYAYFSSYSDSWVEHAREFTGTAVARLGLGPESFVVEVASNDGYLLRNVVAAGIPCLGIEPSANVGAAARAAGVPTLTEFLTEESARQVRAEHGAADLVVANNVYAHIPDLRGFTRALRTLVAEDGWISIEVHYARDLVRHGQFDTIYHEHFQYYTLASAQRALATAGLAVADVETLPTHGGSLRIWARPEAVAEPTARVAELLVAEADAGLHSVTGYRSLRDRAERVRQDLLRFLLDQKAAGRRVVGYGAPGKGNTLLNYCGIRPDLLEYTVDRNPYKHGRYTPGTRIPIHPPERIDADRPDFVVVLPWNLETELTAQLGHIQEWGGRLVFPLPTVRVVAPRPVEVAAR; encoded by the coding sequence GTGCATTGTCGTTTGTGTGAGTCGTCCCGGCTGACCAGTGTGGTCGACCTGGGGTCGACACCTCCTTGTGAGAGTTTCCTCTCCGAGAAACAGCTAAACCTGCCGGAATCCACCTATCCGCTGCACCTCCGGGTGTGCGCGGACTGTCTACTCCTGCAGATACCGGCGCTCATCACCCCGGAGGAGACGTTCACCGAATACGCCTACTTCTCCTCGTACTCCGACAGCTGGGTCGAGCACGCACGAGAGTTCACCGGCACGGCCGTCGCCCGGCTGGGGCTGGGCCCGGAATCGTTCGTCGTGGAGGTCGCCAGCAACGACGGCTATCTGCTGCGCAATGTGGTGGCAGCCGGAATCCCCTGCCTCGGTATCGAACCCTCGGCGAACGTCGGGGCGGCCGCCCGGGCGGCCGGGGTGCCGACGCTGACCGAATTCCTCACCGAGGAATCGGCACGACAGGTGCGCGCCGAACACGGTGCCGCGGATCTGGTGGTGGCGAACAATGTCTACGCCCACATCCCCGACCTGCGCGGTTTCACCCGCGCCCTGCGAACCCTGGTCGCCGAGGACGGATGGATCTCGATCGAGGTGCACTATGCGCGCGACCTCGTGCGGCACGGTCAGTTCGACACGATCTATCACGAGCATTTCCAGTACTACACACTCGCCTCCGCACAGCGGGCACTGGCCACGGCCGGCCTGGCGGTCGCGGATGTGGAAACGCTGCCGACCCACGGCGGATCGCTGCGTATCTGGGCACGCCCCGAGGCTGTCGCCGAGCCCACCGCGCGGGTAGCGGAGCTGCTGGTGGCCGAAGCGGACGCGGGCCTGCACTCGGTGACCGGCTACCGCTCGCTGCGCGACCGGGCCGAGCGGGTACGTCAGGATCTGCTGCGCTTCCTGCTCGACCAGAAGGCGGCCGGGCGGCGGGTGGTCGGATACGGGGCACCGGGTAAGGGCAATACGCTCCTGAACTATTGCGGTATCCGCCCCGACCTACTCGAGTACACGGTCGACCGCAACCCCTACAAGCACGGCCGTTACACCCCGGGTACTCGGATACCGATCCATCCGCCGGAGCGGATCGACGCGGACCGGCCGGATTTCGTCGTGGTGCTGCCGTGGAATCTGGAGACCGAACTCACCGCGCAACTGGGCCATATCCAGGAATGGGGTGGCCGGCTGGTGTTCCCGCTGCCCACCGTCCGGGTGGTCGCGCCTCGTCCGGTGGAGGTAGCCGCGCGATGA
- a CDS encoding sugar transferase, with translation MVLDLRAVEGVVDLHLPNPGDRDSWRAGYMRRIARTDVAVVTGAALCAQLFSIVAEHPLGWELEPRTTALTLGIVLGWSILLSWNGSRSPHTVGSGNAEYRRLISATLQLFGTVAIVSLILRADIAHAHLVVALPLGLLGLVTTRALWRGHAARHRALGRYRRSVLVVGSPDAARAIAAALSDQDMHGYHVVGACTPTGDALAEPTTLRVGLRDVPIVGNDRSVRSAVRRTGADTVVVMATDRLGPRDIRRLAWDLDAFGTELIVAPGIMDISGTRMSSQVLAGIPMLHIERPQYDRALSFGKAVFDLCFSVLVLTAIAPVLLALAAAVKFTSAGPVFYLSERIGMDGKPFRMIKFRSMYVRADRETASLISANGGNPLFFKLKDDPRVTPVGRFLRKYSLDELPQFFNVLFRDMSVVGPRPQVRREVHSYDGVMRRRLLVRPGITGLWQVSGRSDLSPEESVELDISYVENWSMLLDLRIIARTLRAVARGDGAY, from the coding sequence ATGGTTCTGGATCTCCGTGCGGTCGAAGGCGTTGTCGATCTGCACCTGCCGAATCCCGGTGACCGGGACTCCTGGCGGGCCGGATATATGCGTCGGATCGCCCGGACCGATGTCGCCGTGGTCACCGGGGCCGCCCTGTGCGCGCAACTGTTCAGCATCGTCGCCGAGCATCCCCTGGGCTGGGAACTCGAGCCGCGAACCACCGCGCTCACCCTCGGCATCGTGCTCGGATGGTCGATCCTGCTGAGCTGGAACGGGTCCCGCTCGCCGCATACCGTCGGCTCGGGAAACGCCGAATACCGTCGGCTGATCTCGGCGACCCTTCAGTTGTTCGGCACGGTCGCGATCGTCTCGCTGATCCTGCGCGCCGATATCGCACACGCCCATCTGGTGGTCGCGCTGCCACTGGGGCTACTGGGCCTGGTGACGACTCGGGCGCTGTGGCGCGGGCACGCGGCCCGGCACCGGGCGCTCGGGCGTTACCGCCGCTCGGTCCTCGTCGTCGGTAGCCCGGACGCCGCCCGAGCCATCGCGGCGGCCCTCTCCGACCAGGATATGCACGGCTATCACGTCGTGGGCGCTTGCACGCCCACCGGTGACGCCCTCGCCGAACCCACCACGTTGCGGGTGGGGCTCCGAGATGTCCCGATCGTCGGCAACGACCGCTCGGTCCGCAGCGCGGTGCGGCGCACCGGCGCCGACACCGTCGTGGTGATGGCCACCGACCGGCTCGGTCCACGCGATATCCGTCGCCTCGCCTGGGACCTGGACGCCTTCGGCACCGAACTCATCGTCGCGCCCGGGATCATGGACATCTCCGGTACGCGGATGTCGAGCCAGGTACTGGCCGGAATTCCGATGCTGCATATCGAACGACCCCAGTACGATCGGGCGCTGTCGTTCGGTAAGGCCGTATTCGATCTCTGCTTCTCGGTCCTGGTGCTCACCGCCATCGCTCCGGTCCTGCTGGCTTTGGCGGCCGCGGTGAAATTCACCAGCGCCGGGCCGGTTTTCTATCTCTCGGAGCGGATCGGGATGGACGGCAAACCGTTCCGGATGATCAAGTTCCGCAGTATGTATGTGCGAGCCGACCGGGAAACCGCCTCGTTGATCAGCGCCAACGGCGGCAATCCGCTGTTCTTCAAACTGAAGGACGATCCGCGGGTGACGCCGGTGGGCCGGTTCCTGCGCAAGTACAGCCTCGACGAACTCCCGCAGTTCTTCAATGTGCTGTTCCGCGATATGAGTGTTGTCGGACCACGCCCACAGGTGCGTCGTGAGGTCCACTCCTATGACGGCGTGATGCGCCGGCGATTGCTGGTGCGGCCCGGGATCACCGGGCTGTGGCAGGTCAGCGGCCGGTCCGACCTCTCCCCGGAGGAATCGGTCGAACTCGATATCAGTTATGTGGAGAACTGGTCGATGCTGCTCGACCTGCGGATAATCGCCCGCACCCTACGGGCGGTCGCCAGGGGGGACGGAGCCTACTGA
- a CDS encoding helix-turn-helix domain-containing protein, which translates to MTYITYFRDAISIGEAARRSGVPVRTIRFYCDEGILTAHRTTGGHRMFTPDALTRLTLIRRLRAVGLGLAAITAVLADENTTRDAVTAERIAVEAELSELAWRHAVLRAIEEAGAGERAAVLSRLAGAAERGAARDVLVEFWRRILAAMPAGLFDDFVEMDVPAATGVPTPAHVLAIAELAELAREPELGRQMSRWLWLSDSRPVRYPRASITDLAAAHAGAAQRMHAGDDPEPGPELDLLVAAHAAARGRPDSAAFRRRLATDAAAHPMITRYWSLTAEAMGTRHTTGATQEWFRTALGRSLHQVTG; encoded by the coding sequence GTGACCTACATCACATATTTTCGTGACGCGATAAGCATCGGTGAGGCAGCGCGGCGCAGCGGTGTGCCGGTACGAACGATCCGGTTCTACTGCGACGAGGGGATTCTGACGGCGCATCGGACCACCGGCGGCCACCGCATGTTCACCCCCGACGCTCTCACCCGGTTGACACTGATCCGACGGCTCCGTGCGGTCGGCCTCGGCCTGGCCGCGATCACCGCCGTACTCGCCGACGAGAACACCACCCGCGACGCAGTCACCGCCGAACGGATAGCAGTGGAAGCGGAACTGAGCGAACTGGCGTGGCGGCATGCGGTCCTGCGTGCCATCGAAGAGGCCGGTGCAGGGGAACGCGCAGCGGTGCTGTCGAGACTCGCCGGCGCCGCCGAACGCGGGGCGGCCCGCGATGTACTCGTCGAATTCTGGCGCCGGATCCTGGCGGCCATGCCCGCCGGACTCTTCGACGATTTCGTGGAGATGGACGTTCCGGCGGCCACCGGTGTGCCGACACCCGCTCACGTACTGGCGATCGCCGAACTGGCCGAGCTGGCGCGTGAACCGGAGCTGGGGCGGCAGATGTCACGCTGGTTGTGGTTGTCCGACAGCAGGCCGGTCCGTTACCCGCGCGCTTCGATCACCGATCTGGCGGCCGCGCACGCGGGGGCGGCACAACGCATGCACGCCGGAGACGATCCGGAACCCGGCCCGGAACTGGACCTTCTCGTGGCGGCACACGCGGCGGCGCGCGGCCGCCCCGACTCCGCCGCGTTCCGCCGCCGGCTGGCGACCGACGCGGCCGCCCACCCGATGATCACCCGATACTGGAGCCTGACCGCCGAGGCAATGGGCACCCGCCACACCACCGGCGCGACCCAAGAGTGGTTCCGTACCGCCCTCGGCCGCTCGCTCCATCAGGTCACCGGCTGA
- a CDS encoding maleylpyruvate isomerase family mycothiol-dependent enzyme, whose product MGTDIVAEELVWAAVAAERASLAEMLEGLTEQQWDEQSWCAGWRIRDVVGHILLTSRAKLGQVLWELLRARGNLDRMSFATAVRYADRATSATLLAELRAIVDLRHAPVGTTALDRLMDLLVHGQDIAVPLGLRREMPVAAARWSVERVWRMGAPFHAQRALTGHRLVATDTEWSAGSGAPVAAPIAELLLMVTGRVPVEAARRT is encoded by the coding sequence ATGGGAACCGATATCGTCGCCGAGGAACTCGTCTGGGCGGCTGTCGCCGCCGAACGCGCGAGTCTGGCCGAAATGCTGGAAGGGCTGACCGAACAGCAGTGGGACGAGCAGTCGTGGTGTGCCGGCTGGCGGATTCGCGATGTGGTGGGCCATATTCTGCTCACGTCGCGGGCAAAGCTCGGACAAGTGTTGTGGGAATTGCTGCGAGCCCGCGGGAATCTCGATCGGATGAGTTTCGCGACCGCCGTTCGATACGCGGACCGCGCGACGTCCGCGACTCTCCTCGCCGAACTACGGGCCATCGTCGATCTGCGGCACGCGCCGGTAGGTACCACCGCTCTCGACCGTTTGATGGATCTACTGGTGCACGGCCAGGACATCGCGGTCCCGCTGGGCCTGCGCCGGGAAATGCCGGTAGCTGCCGCGCGATGGTCCGTCGAGCGGGTCTGGCGGATGGGTGCTCCCTTCCATGCCCAGCGGGCGTTGACCGGCCACCGGCTGGTCGCGACCGATACGGAGTGGTCGGCCGGGTCCGGTGCCCCGGTGGCGGCGCCGATCGCCGAACTGCTGCTCATGGTCACCGGCCGGGTACCGGTCGAGGCGGCAAGAAGGACATGA
- a CDS encoding TetR/AcrR family transcriptional regulator produces MSVSRTREALVQAGVDLLEETGSTEVGLREIARRAGVSHGAPRRWFPTHKALLGAIADVGLRDLARTLAEADGDTPDITGWARAYIEFAWARPAMFALIFRHDLLEGSGAGLRSVSKPLFDRLVGRVRIARADPDPLITATALWVGVHGIAVLSTTGALALAAPGVNIDELIRRVVRDTLG; encoded by the coding sequence ATGAGTGTCAGTAGGACCAGGGAGGCTCTGGTACAGGCCGGTGTCGACCTGCTGGAGGAAACGGGCTCGACCGAGGTCGGCCTCCGGGAGATCGCCCGGCGGGCCGGCGTTTCCCACGGTGCGCCCCGCCGCTGGTTCCCGACGCACAAGGCACTGCTCGGGGCCATCGCCGATGTGGGATTGCGCGATCTGGCACGGACATTGGCCGAAGCCGACGGCGATACTCCGGATATCACCGGATGGGCCAGAGCCTATATCGAGTTCGCGTGGGCCCGGCCGGCGATGTTCGCCTTGATCTTCCGGCACGATCTGCTCGAAGGCTCCGGTGCCGGTCTGCGTTCGGTGTCCAAACCGCTGTTCGACCGTCTGGTCGGCCGGGTGCGTATCGCCCGCGCGGATCCCGATCCGCTCATCACCGCGACGGCCCTGTGGGTCGGCGTGCACGGTATCGCGGTCCTGTCCACAACCGGCGCCCTCGCGCTCGCCGCGCCCGGAGTAAATATCGACGAACTGATCCGGCGGGTAGTACGGGACACGCTCGGCTGA
- a CDS encoding lysophospholipid acyltransferase family protein yields MSLWSAFCYRLCRYVLIGPVLWLIGRPEVKGREHLPQRGPYIVAANHLAVLDSFYLSRALRTQVFFLAKSDYFDRPGPIGLAQRWFFRGVGQIRVDRRGGPGATPALTAATGIIERGGVWGIHPEGTRSPDGRLYRGHTGVVRVAMATGVPLLPVAITGTGPDPARPWWRRRVVLEILPPLDLTVYRAAGAHGTRRATDALMRTIAARTGQRYVDEYANRRRPDQGLAA; encoded by the coding sequence ATGTCACTGTGGAGCGCGTTCTGCTATCGCCTGTGCCGATATGTACTCATCGGTCCCGTGCTCTGGCTGATCGGCCGGCCGGAAGTGAAGGGCCGCGAACATCTGCCGCAGCGCGGCCCCTATATCGTCGCCGCCAATCACCTGGCGGTACTGGACTCCTTCTACCTGAGCCGGGCGCTGCGCACGCAGGTGTTCTTCCTGGCCAAATCCGATTACTTCGACCGGCCGGGCCCGATCGGGCTGGCCCAACGATGGTTCTTCCGCGGTGTGGGGCAGATCAGGGTCGACCGTCGTGGCGGGCCCGGCGCCACACCCGCGCTCACCGCGGCAACCGGCATCATCGAGCGCGGCGGCGTCTGGGGAATCCATCCGGAAGGGACACGGTCGCCGGACGGGCGGCTCTACCGCGGGCACACCGGAGTGGTCCGGGTCGCTATGGCCACCGGCGTCCCCTTGCTACCGGTGGCCATCACCGGCACCGGTCCCGACCCGGCACGTCCGTGGTGGCGGCGCCGAGTGGTATTGGAGATCCTGCCGCCCCTCGATCTGACGGTGTACCGGGCCGCCGGTGCGCACGGGACGCGGCGGGCAACCGACGCGCTGATGCGGACAATCGCCGCCCGGACCGGCCAGCGATATGTCGACGAGTACGCCAATCGGCGGCGGCCCGACCAGGGCCTCGCTGCGTGA